One Pseudomonas sp. FP1742 genomic window carries:
- a CDS encoding IclR family transcriptional regulator translates to MSSLSKLLSVLDLFGPQTLKIDPDTIAERMGLSRATVYRYVKDLCDAGLLTRVDAGSYGLGPRVIELDWMMRQYDPILVAGRELMHELSAQTGLAVFASVFYDGRIINTYIAEPTDTYHFAFGRGQPLPFFRGAQSKVLIAFQKGRRLQRLFDEHMANDPDCPYDWPSFSKAAKKIRKDGYCLTHDELNLGLTGIAAPIIQTDIDEVVGSLSAVGSTQSFKLLRQETVIEMVMDTTRRIAENMRNQSNTTTP, encoded by the coding sequence ATGAGCAGCCTGAGCAAATTGCTGAGTGTCCTGGACCTGTTCGGTCCACAGACATTGAAGATTGACCCCGACACCATTGCCGAGCGCATGGGCCTGTCACGCGCGACCGTGTACCGCTACGTCAAGGATTTGTGCGACGCCGGCCTGCTGACCCGCGTGGACGCCGGCAGTTATGGCTTGGGGCCGCGAGTCATCGAACTGGACTGGATGATGCGTCAGTACGACCCTATCCTCGTTGCCGGGCGCGAGTTGATGCACGAACTGTCCGCGCAAACCGGTCTGGCCGTGTTTGCGAGCGTTTTTTATGACGGTCGCATCATCAACACCTACATCGCCGAACCCACCGACACCTACCACTTCGCGTTCGGGCGCGGGCAACCGCTGCCGTTCTTTCGCGGCGCGCAATCCAAGGTGTTGATCGCCTTTCAGAAAGGTCGCCGTTTGCAACGCTTGTTCGACGAGCATATGGCCAACGACCCGGACTGCCCTTATGACTGGCCGAGCTTCTCCAAGGCCGCGAAAAAGATTCGCAAGGACGGTTACTGCCTCACCCATGATGAACTCAACCTGGGCTTGACCGGCATCGCCGCGCCGATCATCCAGACGGACATCGACGAAGTAGTTGGCAGCCTGTCCGCCGTCGGCAGCACGCAGAGCTTCAAGCTGCTGCGCCAGGAAACAGTGATAGAAATGGTCATGGATACCACTCGGCGCATCGCCGAAAACATGCGCAATCAGTCGAACACCACCACGCCCTAG
- a CDS encoding aldehyde dehydrogenase family protein, with product MHNYKMLINGVQVAGEQGQFDVINPATGAAFAQCPAGSLAQLDQAVDAAQAAFKSWRHSTHADRCERLLAVAADIEREAESLARLIVLEQGKPLELAFSEVMGSAAWTRYAAGQEIAVELVEETPTQRIELHRKPLGVVASITPWNWPFMIAVWHIMPALRAGNCVISKPSSLTPLSTLRLVEIIARHVPHGVINCLTGEQGFGSAITSHAGIQKIVFTGSTATGQSVMRGAANNLKRLTLELGGNDAAIVLPGTPVEAVVEEIFQAAFLNMGQTCAALKRLYIHESQYQAFADALTLIATRQVVGDGLEAGVTFGPVQNLEQLELVDALVADARAQGARVLCGGARLDRPGFFYPPTLVADVTDGQRLVDEEQFGPVLPLIAYRDVEDVLRRANAGDMGLGGSVWGPDVEQAQALASRLESGVAWVNCHAQIQPNTPFGGSKMSGFGVEFGLEGLLEFTGQQLLFVRPFKSAPQGA from the coding sequence ATGCACAACTACAAGATGCTCATCAATGGCGTTCAGGTCGCCGGTGAACAGGGCCAGTTTGACGTGATCAACCCGGCTACCGGTGCTGCATTCGCCCAATGCCCCGCCGGCTCGCTGGCGCAACTCGACCAGGCGGTCGACGCCGCACAGGCAGCATTCAAAAGCTGGCGGCACAGCACCCACGCAGACCGTTGCGAGCGCCTGTTGGCGGTTGCGGCGGATATCGAGCGGGAGGCGGAGTCACTGGCCCGACTGATTGTGCTGGAACAAGGTAAACCACTGGAACTGGCGTTTTCCGAAGTCATGGGGTCCGCCGCCTGGACCCGCTATGCGGCCGGGCAGGAGATTGCCGTGGAGCTGGTGGAGGAAACCCCCACCCAGCGGATCGAGTTGCATCGCAAGCCTTTGGGTGTGGTGGCGTCGATTACACCGTGGAACTGGCCGTTCATGATCGCCGTCTGGCACATCATGCCGGCGCTGCGAGCCGGTAACTGTGTGATCAGCAAACCGTCGAGCCTGACCCCGCTGAGCACCTTGCGCCTGGTGGAGATCATCGCCCGCCATGTGCCTCACGGCGTGATCAATTGCCTGACGGGCGAGCAAGGTTTCGGCAGCGCAATCACTTCGCACGCTGGCATCCAGAAGATTGTGTTCACCGGCTCGACCGCCACCGGACAAAGCGTCATGCGCGGCGCCGCCAACAACCTCAAGCGCCTGACGCTGGAGCTGGGTGGTAATGACGCGGCAATCGTCCTGCCCGGTACGCCGGTTGAGGCGGTGGTCGAGGAGATTTTCCAGGCGGCGTTTCTCAACATGGGCCAGACCTGCGCGGCCCTCAAGCGCCTGTATATCCACGAATCGCAGTACCAGGCCTTCGCTGATGCGCTGACCCTGATTGCGACACGCCAAGTGGTGGGCGATGGCCTGGAAGCTGGCGTCACCTTTGGGCCGGTGCAAAACCTTGAGCAATTGGAGCTTGTCGACGCGCTGGTCGCTGACGCGCGAGCACAAGGCGCGCGCGTGCTGTGTGGCGGCGCGCGTCTGGATCGCCCCGGTTTCTTTTATCCGCCGACCCTGGTCGCGGACGTGACAGATGGCCAGCGCCTGGTCGACGAAGAACAGTTCGGTCCCGTGTTGCCTTTGATCGCGTACCGGGATGTCGAGGATGTACTGCGGCGCGCCAATGCCGGCGACATGGGGCTGGGCGGATCGGTCTGGGGGCCGGATGTCGAGCAGGCCCAGGCACTGGCCAGCCGCCTGGAAAGCGGCGTTGCCTGGGTCAATTGCCACGCGCAGATTCAGCCGAACACGCCGTTTGGCGGCAGCAAGATGTCCGGGTTTGGCGTCGAGTTCGGCCTTGAGGGGCTGCTGGAGTTCACTGGCCAGCAACTGCTGTTTGTCCGCCCCTTTAAAAGCGCACCACAAGGAGCTTGA
- a CDS encoding APC family permease, which translates to MSVPISINSSTELKRGALGVGFIIFFVVSAASPLSVIAGGFPIGIMLGNGAGTPALLILALLVLLAFSVGYTTMSRHLTNAGGFYAFTSRGLGGLAGGAAGVLAMFAYNILQVGLYGMFGGVVSGTMESVFGLVLPWWSYSLMAMASIAILGYRKIDLSARVLSVVVIAEYLAILILDFAILKSGGDSGINLDAFDRTHVLGGTPSIGLLFCFAAFIGFEATTIYGEEAINPKRTIPIATYSSVLLIGGFYALSVWSMVVGVGADKIVPMLQALQDPTTFIYGMSDHFVGPWLTQIIRVLFMVSIYAGLLAFHNAAARYFYAIGRDGLLHSLLGTTHRVHQSPHMGSVLQSLIAAVVVLIFAALDADPILQLFAWFSNLATLCVILLMALTSVAVCVYFQRHPELNVGIWRGRILPVFSSLALVLVLGLAVVHFDVLTGASQLLSYGLCAIIPAALIIGVMLAARLRKISPQRFLALGSHKL; encoded by the coding sequence ATGAGTGTACCTATCTCGATCAACAGCTCCACGGAGCTTAAGCGTGGCGCCCTGGGCGTCGGGTTCATCATCTTCTTCGTGGTGTCGGCGGCGAGCCCGTTAAGTGTGATCGCCGGTGGCTTCCCGATTGGCATCATGCTGGGTAACGGTGCCGGTACGCCGGCATTGCTGATCCTGGCGTTGCTGGTGCTGCTCGCGTTCTCGGTGGGTTACACCACCATGTCCCGGCACCTGACCAATGCCGGCGGTTTTTATGCGTTCACCTCCCGTGGTTTGGGTGGCCTGGCAGGCGGGGCGGCCGGGGTGTTGGCGATGTTTGCCTATAACATTCTTCAGGTCGGGTTGTATGGCATGTTCGGTGGGGTGGTCAGTGGCACCATGGAAAGTGTCTTCGGCCTGGTGTTGCCGTGGTGGTCCTACTCGCTGATGGCGATGGCGAGCATTGCGATTCTGGGGTATCGCAAGATCGACCTGTCGGCGCGGGTGTTGTCGGTGGTGGTGATCGCCGAGTACCTGGCGATCCTGATCCTGGATTTTGCCATCCTCAAATCCGGCGGCGACAGCGGCATCAACCTTGATGCGTTCGACCGCACCCATGTGCTCGGCGGTACCCCGTCCATCGGCCTGCTGTTTTGCTTTGCGGCATTCATCGGCTTTGAGGCCACCACCATTTACGGTGAAGAAGCCATAAACCCTAAACGTACCATTCCGATTGCCACCTACAGTTCGGTGCTGCTGATCGGCGGGTTCTACGCGCTGTCGGTGTGGTCGATGGTGGTGGGCGTGGGCGCGGACAAGATCGTGCCGATGCTGCAGGCCTTGCAGGATCCCACGACGTTTATCTACGGCATGTCCGATCACTTTGTCGGCCCCTGGCTGACTCAGATTATCCGGGTGCTGTTCATGGTGAGTATCTATGCCGGCCTCCTGGCCTTTCATAACGCCGCGGCGCGTTATTTTTACGCGATCGGCCGTGACGGCCTGTTGCACAGTCTGTTGGGCACCACTCACCGCGTGCATCAGAGCCCCCATATGGGCTCAGTGTTGCAGAGCCTGATTGCCGCGGTGGTGGTACTGATTTTCGCTGCATTGGATGCGGACCCGATCCTGCAACTGTTCGCCTGGTTCTCCAACCTCGCCACCCTCTGCGTCATTTTACTGATGGCGCTGACGTCGGTAGCGGTCTGCGTCTACTTTCAGCGTCATCCCGAGCTTAACGTCGGGATATGGCGCGGGCGCATCCTGCCGGTTTTCTCCTCCCTGGCATTGGTGCTCGTGCTGGGACTGGCGGTGGTGCATTTCGACGTGCTGACCGGGGCCAGCCAGCTGTTGTCCTACGGACTCTGCGCCATCATTCCCGCGGCCCTGATCATCGGCGTCATGCTCGCCGCGCGCTTGCGAAAGATCTCCCCGCAACGGTTTCTCGCCTTGGGCAGCCACAAGCTTTAA
- a CDS encoding methyl-accepting chemotaxis protein: MSASAQEVARHSHGAADAATAAESASRSGQAVFSIAESSIESLDQRLDTTLKQVHALANSSTQIGQVLDVISTIAQQTNLLALNAAIEAARAGEQGRGFAVVADEVRHLASNTQSSVEQVRTVIEMLQQLSQEVVHSTQLSREQAGNSVIQVQQTRAALENISQAVDVIEQMNQQIASAALEQSTVVEDISHRVSGIRSISETLTKRMSDASTASDSLHEMANHQQQLVGHFRV, from the coding sequence ATGAGTGCCAGTGCCCAGGAAGTGGCGCGCCATTCCCACGGTGCCGCCGACGCAGCGACAGCCGCCGAAAGCGCGAGCCGATCGGGTCAAGCGGTGTTCTCCATCGCCGAGAGCAGCATCGAAAGCCTCGATCAGCGTCTGGACACCACCCTTAAGCAAGTGCATGCCCTCGCCAATAGCAGCACCCAGATCGGCCAGGTGCTGGACGTCATCAGCACCATCGCGCAGCAGACCAACTTGCTGGCGTTGAATGCGGCCATCGAAGCGGCCAGAGCGGGCGAACAGGGGCGCGGCTTCGCGGTGGTGGCCGATGAAGTCAGGCACCTGGCCAGCAACACCCAGAGCTCGGTCGAACAGGTCCGCACAGTGATAGAGATGCTGCAGCAGTTGAGCCAGGAAGTGGTGCACAGTACCCAGCTGAGCCGCGAGCAAGCCGGCAACAGCGTAATCCAGGTGCAACAGACCCGTGCGGCGCTGGAGAATATTTCCCAGGCCGTGGATGTGATCGAGCAGATGAATCAGCAGATCGCCAGCGCAGCCCTGGAGCAAAGCACGGTCGTGGAAGATATCAGCCATCGGGTCAGTGGCATTCGCAGCATCAGCGAAACACTGACCAAACGGATGAGCGATGCCTCAACGGCCAGTGACTCACTCCATGAAATGGCCAACCATCAACAGCAGCTTGTCGGCCATTTTCGAGTGTAA
- a CDS encoding MFS transporter, whose translation MIPPRRWLILAIISSALLLIVIDMTVLYTALPTLTRELDASASQKLWIINIYALIAAGLLLGMGTLGDRLGHKRLFIGGLSVFGLFSLIAAFSPSASVLIGARGFLAVGAAMMMPATLAIVRVTFTDPREQAMAFGIWASVASGGAAFGPVVGGLLLEHFWWGSVFLINVPIVLVALVLGAVLIPNHPRDAQKRWDWQGSLQVMIGLISLAYAVKELGKRAPSFDGMLVAVVLGALFLTLFIRRQRRAAQPMLDLALFTAPGFRNAVISAVVSAAALIGMELVFSQRLQLVLGMSPLEAALFILPLPLGSFVAGPLAGYYLPRLGNRQILFWTLLLSSAAMLSYLLLYNAAVYLQVASLALLGLTIGAALTVSSSTIMLSVPADKAGMAASIEEVSFELGGAVGVTLAGSLLSAIYAYSAGLMIPSWLTLNPATFESLDDALVVAETLSPEGRAMLSAFARAAFDAGFVAVLAASAVLLLIASLLVKLSSQAQPREVADHPW comes from the coding sequence ATGATTCCCCCACGTCGTTGGCTGATCCTGGCCATTATTTCCAGCGCATTGCTGCTGATCGTCATTGATATGACGGTGTTGTACACCGCCCTGCCGACACTGACCCGTGAGCTCGATGCCTCGGCCTCGCAAAAGCTCTGGATCATCAACATCTATGCATTGATCGCTGCCGGTCTGCTGTTGGGCATGGGCACACTCGGTGACCGCCTCGGGCACAAACGCCTGTTTATCGGCGGGCTGAGTGTGTTTGGCCTGTTCTCGCTGATCGCGGCCTTCTCGCCATCGGCCAGCGTATTGATCGGTGCCCGCGGCTTTCTGGCTGTCGGCGCGGCGATGATGATGCCGGCTACGCTGGCCATCGTGCGGGTGACGTTCACCGACCCGCGCGAGCAGGCCATGGCATTCGGCATCTGGGCATCGGTTGCTTCAGGGGGCGCTGCGTTCGGCCCGGTAGTAGGCGGCCTGCTGCTGGAGCATTTCTGGTGGGGCTCGGTGTTTCTGATCAACGTGCCTATTGTGCTGGTAGCACTGGTCCTCGGCGCGGTGTTGATCCCGAATCACCCGAGGGATGCTCAGAAGCGATGGGACTGGCAGGGTTCGCTGCAAGTCATGATCGGGCTGATCAGCCTGGCGTATGCCGTCAAGGAACTCGGTAAACGGGCGCCCTCCTTCGACGGCATGCTGGTGGCGGTCGTGCTGGGTGCGCTATTTCTGACACTGTTCATTCGACGCCAACGCCGTGCCGCACAGCCGATGCTCGATCTGGCGCTGTTCACTGCACCGGGCTTCAGAAATGCCGTCATTTCAGCAGTCGTGTCGGCCGCTGCGTTGATCGGCATGGAACTGGTGTTCAGCCAGCGCCTGCAACTGGTGCTCGGCATGTCGCCGCTGGAGGCGGCATTGTTCATCCTTCCTCTGCCACTGGGCTCCTTCGTCGCAGGGCCGCTTGCCGGTTACTACCTGCCGCGCCTGGGAAACCGGCAGATACTGTTCTGGACGTTGCTGCTGTCGTCAGCCGCGATGCTGAGCTATCTCTTGCTGTACAACGCTGCGGTTTACCTGCAAGTCGCCAGCCTTGCCCTATTGGGCTTGACGATTGGCGCTGCACTGACCGTTTCGTCCAGCACCATCATGCTCAGCGTGCCCGCCGATAAAGCCGGCATGGCCGCCTCCATCGAAGAAGTGTCCTTTGAACTGGGCGGTGCTGTGGGTGTGACGCTGGCGGGCAGTCTGTTGTCGGCGATTTATGCGTATTCGGCGGGCCTGATGATTCCGTCATGGCTGACCCTGAACCCCGCGACCTTCGAGAGTCTCGACGACGCGCTGGTCGTCGCCGAGACGTTGTCACCCGAAGGCCGCGCGATGCTGAGCGCATTCGCCCGTGCGGCGTTCGATGCAGGCTTTGTTGCCGTGCTGGCAGCGTCGGCAGTCCTGCTGTTGATCGCATCGCTGCTGGTCAAGTTGAGCAGTCAGGCGCAACCGCGCGAGGTCGCAGACCATCCTTGGTAA